Genomic DNA from Leptospira broomii serovar Hurstbridge str. 5399:
TGCTGAGGCTGCGAATCGTCACGGTTATTCCAAACATTCACCCGCCTTACCTCTTTATGAAATGAAGGATGTAGAAAAGACCATTTCATTCTTTCGAAGACAGGAAATCGGAGTTTGGTTCGACTTATTCCCTAGGATACGGGTCCGTTTTTTTTATGCAGGGCATATTCTAGGCGCCAGTTCCATTGAGATCCAGGTGAACGGGAAGACGTTTCTATTTTCCGGAGATTTGGGAAGAAAAGACGATCCGCTTTTGTTTCCTCCCGAGAAGCCGAAACATGCCGATTTACTTTTGATCGAATCCACTTACGGAAACAGACTTCATTCAGGAAAGTCTGAGGATAAATTCGCGTCGTTGATAAACGAATTCGCGGAGAAGAAAGGAAGCATAATCATTCCTAGCTTTGCAGTCGAGCGGACTCAACTTCTCATGTATCTCCTTTGGAAATTGAGGATTGAAGGAAGAATCCCGTCGACGCCGGTTTATATGGATTCCCCAATGGGGCTTCATATTCTGGAAATCTTTCGTCGTTACGGCGCAGATTGGCATAAGATAAATAAATCGGATTTGGACGCAATGTGTGAACAAATTACGATCGTTCAGCACGCGGATGAAACTAAGCATATTTCCGCATTGAAAGGTCCTAAGATAGTAATAGCCGGAAGCGGAATGGCTACCGGAGGGCGCGTGCTTACATATTTGGAGGAGACTTTGAAAGATCCTAATTCATTGGTTTTACTCGCAGGATACCAGGCGGAAGGGACTCGCGGAAGGAATCTCTTGGACGGGAAAAAGGAAATTAAAATACGAGGGAAATGGCATCCTGTCCGGTGTAGCGTTGATATTATAGATGGATTCTCCGCACACGCGGATCAAGCGGAACTTGTCGATTGGTTATCGGATCTAAAAGGATCCGACCCTAAAATATATATCGTTCACGGGGAAAAGGATGGAGCCGAAGGATTGGAAAAGAAGATTAAGGAAACCTATGGTTGGGAACCGAAAATTCCCGAGTATAATTTCGTTGCTTATCTTACTCTCGAATGAATAAACGATTTGAATAAATCGGTTTCCCGAATTTAAAAGAATCCGGAAAACCTTTACGCTTGGATTCCCTTACAATTTATCCGCTTGAGCCTTATACTTTTCGGCTTCCTGCGCGACTTGCTCGGAAAGTTGCTTGTACTTCTTTCTATCTGCATCCTCGGAGGTCGACTTCCCGCCCCGATTCAGGTTGCTTAAGGTTTTATATTTTTCCGCCAGCTCTTTTTGATCCTGAGCTTTCCGGAGAAAATAATCTTTCGCTATTTTCTTTAACTCGGGTGTGGTCGCTTCCGCGATTAGCAGTTTTTCCAAATCGCTAAATGCATAAACGCCGATCGTTGGAACGATTGCCAACAACAGGATGGTTGCGAATAATTTTTTCATAGTGTCTCCACGGGCTTTTGTAAACATTTTCTCGGTAATAAATACCGAATTGATTACATTATACGGATGGCGAATTCCTCGATCAAGATGAAAATTTTATTCGCTTAACATTTAAACTCTTAATCGTCTTTTGCAACGCAAAAGACGATTAAGAGAAACGTAATTTCCTTATTGCGTATTTTTGACAAATACTCTTGGCAAGATTGTCCGAATCAAAGCTCTATCCCTCGATGTTAATCCAGAAGAAAGTGAGCGAGTCTATGAAAGTGTCTTTTTTTTAAGCTTCTTTCCTTTGATTTGGGCCGACTTTCGAATCTCATCTTCGTACAAGTCTCCCTCTATCTGCGTTTCGTTTTCCGATTCGGTCTGCGATATTAGAACGTCTTTTTTCTTCGATTCGTTTTGGCCGAAATATTTGGAAACTGCCGGTAGAGATTGTCCAAAAGTAAGCTTCCCTTCTTTCC
This window encodes:
- a CDS encoding MBL fold metallo-hydrolase RNA specificity domain-containing protein, whose protein sequence is MNSEIASLRFLGAVGTVTGSKYLLTVLGKNILIDCGLFQGVKELRLRNWDVLPAEAEKIDVILLTHGHLDHTGYLPRLVKSGFSGSILATAPTLDVAEIILKDSAHLQEEDAEAANRHGYSKHSPALPLYEMKDVEKTISFFRRQEIGVWFDLFPRIRVRFFYAGHILGASSIEIQVNGKTFLFSGDLGRKDDPLLFPPEKPKHADLLLIESTYGNRLHSGKSEDKFASLINEFAEKKGSIIIPSFAVERTQLLMYLLWKLRIEGRIPSTPVYMDSPMGLHILEIFRRYGADWHKINKSDLDAMCEQITIVQHADETKHISALKGPKIVIAGSGMATGGRVLTYLEETLKDPNSLVLLAGYQAEGTRGRNLLDGKKEIKIRGKWHPVRCSVDIIDGFSAHADQAELVDWLSDLKGSDPKIYIVHGEKDGAEGLEKKIKETYGWEPKIPEYNFVAYLTLE